One Candidatus Goldiibacteriota bacterium genomic window, CGTAAAAAGCCGCGGTTTGGCGCTGTTTGTATCAGAACAGGGCACGGCAAATACCGCAAAACAATTATTGCCGTGCTTAACCCCTCTTTTTATAGCCCTGTTTACATCCGGGCTTGCGGGAGGTTTTTTCTTGAAGCTCAAAGTATTATTTGGTGCAGGAAGTCATTTTGGTTCTGCCTTTGGCCCTTCTTCTGTTAACCGCTTTGCGGCCTGTAGGCGTTGACATCCTCTTTAAAAATCCGTGTTTTCTTTTTGCTTTCTTCTTGTGGGGCTGATAAGTGCGTTTTGACATAATTATTCTCCATTTATATTAATTTTTCACTTGTTTTAATGTTTTTAAATACAAAAACAAGATTTTGTCTGCATATTATAAGGAAATAAGGGCAGGGTGTCAACTTAAAACTGCACTATATTAGCGGAAATATA contains:
- the rpmH gene encoding 50S ribosomal protein L34, giving the protein MSKRTYQPHKKKAKRKHGFLKRMSTPTGRKAVNRRRAKGRTKMTSCTK